Proteins from a genomic interval of Clostridium sp. AN503:
- a CDS encoding phage replisome organizer N-terminal domain-containing protein, with translation MAEQAKKYYWLKLDKNFFKRHDIRIIEAMPNGKDYILFYLKLLVESVSHNGMLRFSDAIPYDESMLSTVTNTNIDVVRAAVGVFTKLRMIEVMDDKTIFMVEVENMTGCETKWAEKKRNYRAKIGQAGDNVLTVVDVVRQEKELEKEKELELEKEEKDIVAPGGSTPPLPSGFSDPDSFEMQCVAMLIESCLETYPKSKVPDTLEKKIKWAAEIEKMKRLDGLREEEIRQALQFAISDSFWKTNIRSTKKFREKFETLFTQSQSKRGLDHDGNQNQPEKKFGRNMQ, from the coding sequence TTGGCGGAGCAGGCGAAAAAATATTACTGGTTGAAACTGGATAAGAACTTTTTTAAAAGGCATGATATCCGGATTATAGAGGCAATGCCAAATGGAAAAGATTATATCCTGTTTTATTTAAAACTGCTGGTTGAAAGTGTTTCACATAATGGGATGTTGCGTTTTTCTGATGCCATTCCATACGACGAAAGCATGTTATCCACAGTCACAAATACCAATATCGACGTTGTAAGGGCGGCGGTCGGTGTATTTACAAAACTGCGGATGATCGAGGTCATGGACGATAAAACAATCTTCATGGTTGAGGTTGAAAATATGACTGGATGTGAGACTAAATGGGCGGAAAAAAAGAGAAATTATAGGGCTAAAATAGGACAGGCTGGGGACAATGTCCTCACCGTGGTGGACGTTGTCCGACAAGAGAAAGAGTTAGAGAAAGAGAAAGAGTTAGAGTTAGAGAAAGAAGAAAAAGATATCGTTGCCCCTGGTGGGTCAACGCCTCCTCTTCCTTCTGGTTTCTCAGATCCTGATAGCTTTGAAATGCAGTGTGTAGCAATGCTGATTGAATCGTGCCTGGAGACGTACCCGAAATCAAAGGTGCCAGACACACTGGAAAAGAAGATAAAGTGGGCAGCGGAGATTGAGAAGATGAAAAGGCTGGATGGATTGCGTGAGGAGGAGATAAGACAAGCTCTCCAGTTTGCCATATCCGATAGTTTCTGGAAAACTAACATACGGAGCACAAAGAAGTTCCGGGAAAAGTTTGAGACGCTCTTTACACAGAGCCAGTCAAAACGTGGGCTTGATCATGATGGAAATCAGAATCAGCCCGAGAAGAAATTTGGGAGGAACATGCAGTGA